A genome region from Mycolicibacterium litorale includes the following:
- the glgX gene encoding glycogen debranching protein GlgX, whose protein sequence is MAAPARPNDTVYEVWPGKAYPLGATYDGFGTNFALFSEAAERVELCLFDAEGNETRYVLPEVDGFVWHGFIPNIEPGQRYGYRVHGPYDPANGQRCNPNKLLLDPYAKAIDGTFEWGQPLFSYNFGDPDSRNDEDSAANMPKSVVISPFFDWGMDRPPNHEYADTVIYEAHIKGLTQTHPDIPEQIRGTYSAMGHPVVIDHLKSLGVNAVELMPVHHFANDSTLVEKGLSNYWGYNTIGFFAPDPKYSSSATPGGQVQEFKAMVRALHEAGIEVILDVVYNHTAEGNHMGPTLSFRGIDNAAYYRLVEDDKRYYMDYTGTGNSLNVGHPHALQLIMDSLRYWVTEMHVDGFRFDLASTLAREFYDVDRLATFFELVQQDPTVSQVKLIAEPWDVGPGGYQVGNFPPQWTEWNGKYRDTVRDYWRGESATLDEFASRLTGSSDLYEHTSRRPVASINFVIAHDGFTLRDLVSYNEKHNEANGEDNNDGESHNRSWNCGVEGPTDDPGINALRARQQRNFLTTLMLSQGVPMICHGDELGRSQGGNNNGYCQDNEITWIDWSAADTELMAFTQKVSALRAAHPVFRRRRFFSGRPVRQRGAPGLPDIAWFAPDGSEMTDEDWESGFAKSIAVYLNGQGIPDLDVRGQRVTDDSFLLCFNAHHEPLEFVTPAAEFGRAWLPVINTANDDDARESVTAGAKVEVADRSVLVLQAVNEP, encoded by the coding sequence TTGGCCGCACCCGCCCGCCCGAACGACACCGTCTACGAGGTCTGGCCCGGAAAGGCCTATCCGCTCGGGGCGACGTATGACGGCTTCGGCACCAACTTCGCATTGTTCAGCGAGGCCGCCGAGCGGGTCGAACTGTGCCTGTTCGACGCCGAAGGGAACGAGACCCGCTATGTGCTGCCCGAGGTCGACGGGTTCGTGTGGCACGGATTCATCCCGAACATCGAGCCCGGACAGCGCTACGGCTACCGCGTGCACGGCCCCTATGATCCGGCCAACGGCCAGCGGTGCAACCCCAACAAGCTGCTGCTCGATCCGTACGCGAAGGCCATCGACGGCACCTTCGAGTGGGGTCAGCCGCTGTTCAGCTACAACTTCGGTGACCCCGACAGCCGCAACGACGAAGACTCGGCGGCCAACATGCCCAAGTCGGTGGTGATCAGCCCGTTCTTCGACTGGGGGATGGACCGCCCGCCGAACCACGAGTACGCCGACACGGTGATCTACGAGGCCCACATCAAGGGGCTGACGCAGACCCACCCCGACATTCCCGAGCAGATCCGCGGCACGTACTCCGCGATGGGCCACCCGGTGGTCATCGACCACCTCAAGTCCCTCGGCGTCAACGCCGTCGAGCTGATGCCGGTGCACCACTTCGCCAACGACTCCACGCTGGTCGAGAAGGGTTTGAGCAACTACTGGGGCTACAACACGATCGGCTTCTTCGCCCCTGACCCGAAGTACAGCTCGAGCGCCACGCCCGGCGGGCAGGTGCAGGAGTTCAAGGCGATGGTGCGCGCCCTGCACGAGGCGGGTATCGAGGTGATCCTCGACGTGGTCTACAACCACACCGCCGAGGGCAACCACATGGGCCCGACGCTGTCCTTCCGCGGAATCGACAACGCCGCCTACTACCGGCTCGTCGAGGACGACAAGCGGTACTACATGGACTACACCGGCACCGGGAACAGCCTCAATGTCGGCCACCCGCACGCTCTCCAGCTGATCATGGATTCACTCCGCTACTGGGTGACCGAGATGCACGTCGACGGCTTCCGGTTCGACCTCGCCTCGACCCTGGCCCGTGAGTTCTACGACGTCGACCGGCTCGCGACGTTCTTCGAACTCGTGCAGCAGGATCCGACGGTCAGCCAGGTCAAGCTGATCGCCGAACCATGGGACGTCGGCCCCGGCGGCTATCAGGTGGGCAATTTCCCGCCGCAGTGGACGGAGTGGAACGGCAAGTACCGCGACACCGTGCGGGACTACTGGCGCGGTGAGTCGGCCACCCTCGACGAGTTCGCGTCCCGGCTGACCGGGTCGTCCGATCTCTACGAGCACACCTCGCGCCGGCCGGTCGCCTCGATCAACTTCGTCATCGCCCATGACGGGTTCACGTTGCGGGATCTGGTGTCCTACAACGAGAAACACAATGAGGCCAACGGCGAGGACAACAACGACGGCGAGAGCCACAACCGGTCGTGGAACTGCGGGGTGGAGGGCCCGACCGACGACCCCGGGATCAATGCGTTGCGGGCCCGTCAGCAGCGCAACTTCCTGACCACCCTGATGCTGTCGCAGGGCGTGCCGATGATCTGTCACGGCGACGAGCTGGGCCGCTCGCAGGGCGGCAACAACAACGGGTACTGCCAGGACAACGAGATCACCTGGATCGACTGGTCGGCCGCCGACACCGAGCTGATGGCGTTCACCCAGAAGGTCTCCGCACTGCGCGCCGCGCACCCGGTGTTCCGTCGCCGCCGGTTCTTCTCCGGCCGTCCGGTGCGCCAGCGCGGTGCGCCCGGGCTGCCCGACATCGCCTGGTTCGCCCCGGACGGCTCCGAGATGACCGACGAGGACTGGGAGAGCGGCTTCGCGAAGTCGATCGCGGTCTACCTCAACGGCCAGGGCATCCCCGACCTGGACGTGCGCGGACAGCGGGTCACCGACGACTCGTTCCTGCTGTGCTTCAACGCCCACCATGAGCCGCTCGAATTCGTCACGCCGGCAGCGGAATTCGGGCGGGCGTGGCTGCCGGTGATCAACACCGCGAACGACGATGACGCCCGCGAGTCGGTGACTGCGGGCGCCAAGGTCGAGGTCGCGGACCGGTCGGTGCTGGTGTTGCAGGCGGTCAACGAGCCGTAG
- the pncA gene encoding pyrazinamidase PncA, with protein sequence MRALIVVDVQNDFCEGGSLAVTGGAAVARRISALLREGTGYAHIVATKDFHIDPGDHFSDTPDYRLSWPRHCVAGTDGAEFHPDLDPTPVEAVFTKGEYSAAYSGFEGSDASGTPLGDWLRQRGVDEVDVVGIATDYCVRATAADAAAAGFTTRVLLDFTAGVAEDSTAEAVTALRTAGVAVV encoded by the coding sequence ATGCGCGCGCTCATCGTCGTCGACGTCCAGAACGACTTCTGCGAAGGCGGCTCGCTGGCTGTGACCGGCGGCGCCGCCGTCGCGCGGCGGATCAGCGCACTGCTGCGCGAAGGCACCGGCTACGCCCACATCGTGGCGACCAAGGATTTCCACATCGACCCCGGCGACCACTTCTCCGACACCCCTGACTACCGGCTGTCGTGGCCGCGCCACTGTGTCGCGGGGACCGATGGCGCCGAATTCCACCCAGACCTCGACCCGACGCCGGTCGAGGCGGTGTTCACCAAGGGCGAGTACTCGGCGGCGTACAGCGGGTTCGAGGGCAGCGATGCGTCCGGGACACCGCTGGGTGACTGGCTGCGGCAGCGCGGCGTCGACGAGGTCGACGTGGTGGGGATCGCCACCGACTACTGCGTGCGCGCCACCGCCGCCGACGCGGCCGCGGCCGGGTTCACCACCCGCGTGTTGCTCGACTTCACCGCGGGCGTCGCGGAGGACTCGACCGCGGAGGCGGTCACCGCGCTGCGCACCGCGGGCGTCGCTGTCGTCTGA
- a CDS encoding ANTAR domain-containing protein, translating into MPPEESLERALAGGSPQNVGWFSYHFADGRWEWSDQVHLMHGYQPGTVTPTTELVLAHKHPDDYVSVAATLDDIRRTRRTFSTRHRIIDVHKRIHDVVVIADRMVDETGDIVGTQGFYVDVTPSRIEESTREMAAATAAAMVEHRASIERAKGMLMLVYRVDAVAAFELLKWRAAEAGVKLRTFAERLLADFTALYYEDTLPPRSAFDHLLLTVHHRVRAAGV; encoded by the coding sequence GTGCCCCCCGAAGAGTCACTGGAGCGGGCATTGGCCGGTGGGTCGCCCCAAAACGTCGGATGGTTCAGCTACCACTTCGCCGATGGCCGCTGGGAGTGGTCCGACCAGGTGCACCTGATGCACGGGTACCAGCCGGGAACCGTCACTCCCACCACCGAACTGGTGCTCGCACACAAGCACCCGGACGACTACGTCTCGGTCGCCGCGACGCTCGACGACATCCGGCGCACCCGGCGCACCTTCAGCACCCGGCACCGGATCATCGACGTCCACAAACGCATCCACGACGTCGTCGTGATCGCCGACCGCATGGTCGACGAGACCGGCGACATCGTCGGCACCCAGGGCTTCTACGTCGACGTGACGCCGAGCCGCATCGAGGAGTCGACCCGCGAGATGGCGGCCGCCACCGCGGCGGCCATGGTGGAGCACCGCGCCTCGATCGAACGTGCCAAGGGCATGCTGATGCTGGTCTACCGCGTCGACGCGGTCGCGGCGTTCGAGCTGCTCAAGTGGCGCGCCGCCGAAGCGGGGGTGAAGCTGCGCACCTTCGCCGAACGGCTCCTCGCCGACTTCACCGCGCTGTACTACGAGGACACGCTGCCGCCCCGGTCCGCGTTCGACCACCTGCTGCTGACCGTGCACCACCGGGTCCGCGCGGCAGGTGTGTGA
- a CDS encoding TetR/AcrR family transcriptional regulator — protein MAPERDRPTSLDDWIEAGFALLAEGGTNALRIGNLCDRLHVTKGSFYWHFTDIQAYRAALVEAWGDIRDRERQRFTRMQDVAPRQRMRVMMEALVNPSHWAVERVMRTWAIADEQVADKVRQSDRRVLSALREAFVDDGFSSAEAALRSTVMFAAGIGLLHASDPGQTAPPEVRELFLDFMLR, from the coding sequence ATGGCGCCGGAGCGTGACCGCCCGACTTCACTCGACGACTGGATCGAGGCCGGGTTCGCGCTGCTGGCCGAAGGCGGCACCAATGCGCTGCGCATCGGCAATCTCTGCGACCGCCTGCACGTCACCAAGGGCAGTTTCTACTGGCATTTCACCGACATCCAGGCCTACCGCGCGGCGCTGGTCGAGGCATGGGGTGATATCCGCGATCGCGAGCGGCAGCGGTTCACCCGCATGCAGGATGTGGCCCCCCGCCAGCGGATGAGGGTGATGATGGAAGCCCTCGTGAACCCGTCGCACTGGGCGGTCGAACGGGTGATGCGGACCTGGGCGATCGCCGACGAGCAGGTGGCGGACAAGGTGCGCCAGAGTGACCGCCGGGTCCTGTCCGCTCTGCGGGAGGCGTTCGTCGACGACGGGTTCTCCTCGGCCGAGGCGGCGTTGCGCTCGACGGTCATGTTCGCCGCAGGCATCGGCCTGCTGCACGCCTCCGACCCCGGTCAGACCGCGCCGCCCGAGGTGCGCGAACTGTTTCTCGACTTCATGCTGCGGTAG